ttatACTAACAGCTTCATACTCACAAGCAAGctaaatgaaagaaaattttacCTTTTGCGAGTGCAGCCTCTAATCGAGATTCAAACTTGGAGATTTCCTCCTCTAAACCCAAAACTCAAGCCACAGAACCCAGCAAAAcaagaacaaagagaaaaaaaaattatcttaaagTTCTTTACTTGACTCAGAAAATTCTTTAAAGACTTCAAATAATTTTTGTGAAAGAAATCTTTAAGTATTTCGAGTCTGCTGAGTATATCTTTTTTAGAATATATTCAAAACTTGTTCTCCAACAAAGAAATAGGGTCCTTTAAATAGAAAACCCCAAAACCTCAAAACCCTCTCCTAGCCGATGTTGGATATCTCCCTTTTTAGGGGTTTCCTCCTCACATCTACGTTGGAGGGTTAAGATTAGATGCAAAAACGAATGAATAGTCGGATCTTGCCCTCAAAAGGTTGATCTTCTAGGTTCCTTGTGAACCAATGGCAACCCGAGATTCAAAATCACAAACGATCAAAAGCAATTAGAGATTTATAGAGTATCaactttcaacaaaataaagaaaaacatgaTAATAAGGACGAGATAACACCTCGTTTGGGTATAGATAGGTGAAAATCGGAGGAGGCAATTAATGCGTTGCCTCAAATCAACCCAACCAAGCATGTTAAAGCCTTACTAGCTCTGTATCTTTGCCAAAAATGGCGAGATGACAATAGGAAAGAGAAGATGGCCCCGCGATGGCTAAGGTTTCCCTCAAAGGAAGCCCTCCCCAAGACCTTAAGGCTCGTTTGCCAACTGAGATAATGGGAAGGGGCTTTGCCCTTTAGGAAATAACATTTGGGCCGGTTACGCGCGCGCGCGcaggcacacacacacacacacacacacacacacacgatcccatatatatatatatatatatatatatatatatatatatatatatatatatatatatatatatatatatatatatatatatatatatatatatatatatatatatatataaacctaTATTAACGTATATATGTAGGGAACAAAGAATGCAAATTAAAGTacgaaaaaaaattgaaaagacagatttattaagaaaattaattaaagccaagcaaacaattaatttaaaagaaaaaatatattattattattttcacaaaatattgAACTTACAGGTCtggccttaattgaattaaagCATGAATTTGCTATTTTCAATTGTGGCCCCCATTTGGCtaactaattgattatttcaattgtagccgtaattaaacacataataggcaatttacaaatataatcataattaatttatctAAATCAATTGTAATTAATTTTAGAATTGTCCACATAAATTGATTATGtagagaattaaaattttgggggtaaaaatgattatttgttttaattactcaatttccttgaattaaaatggGGGTAAATATTTGCTGACTTAAATTCTGATAtttgcataattaaataaatagctaTTTCACACTATTTTTTAGTAAAATGtcttattaattattgtgaAATAATTTCCAAAAGATTTATTATAGAGATTATTTTGCCAAACAATAAGGGTAAAACATTATCTGCATAGTCTATAAAATCATCCtgatttttaatataaaaaaaaaattatcacccCATTTAATATTTAGGCACTTTgagcaattaaaataaattatgggaggtcaaaaattaggtgtcaacaaatgTCTCACACATGTTGTTCTCAACTATGTCACATTTGTTGTGTTCTATAAATATGCCCTAAACCATGTCTCCTTTTTGTATTAAAATAAGGCTTCATTAATGCCTTCCCCTAGCTCATCCATCTCATCAAGTTTTTTAGTTAAAAGAACTTCAAATGATGCTCTTGCTAGCTGCcagaattttcttcttcttctttcctcaCCCCTCCATTCCTTCTTCCAGTTGGCCCATATATGCCTAGCACACCATCTGTGCTCAGCATTTGGCAGTAAATCATGAAGTGCCACAAGAAGACCCTATTAAACAAATAGTCAAGAAACAAGGTACAAACAGTAAGTAATAAGgcataaatgaaaaaatacaGATCAATTGAAGTGCATAATGTTAGAATCATACCTTCTGCATATCAGACATTACTGTCAATCCTTCACCTTCAGTTAATGTCAGCTCCAAATCATGCTTGATACACCTAATGAACCATGACCATGTATCCTTGGATTCTTTATCAACTACAGCCCAAGCAACAGGGTACATTTGATTATTGCCATCCTTGGAAATGCAAGACAGCAACTCACCCTTACAAACCCCTTTGAGAAATGCACCATCAAAACCAATGATGTTTCTACACCCCTCTAACCATCCACTTTTCAGTGCTCCAAGGCATACATAAAATCCCATAAACACCTCTTTTCCAGGAATTGTATTCTTAGAAGTCCTTACCACAACAGTAGTGCCAGGATTGGTAGACTTCAACTCCTCAGCATAATCATAAAGCCTAGCAAATTCCTCTTTGTAATCACCCATATGATCCTGCATAACTATCATTTTTTCCCTTCTACAACTTGTTTTACTCACATACAATCCATATTTTTTTCTAATCAAGGATTGGATTTGATGCAACTTAATATTAGCCTCACTCGTAATTCTGTCCAGAAAATGTTTAGCAATCAAAGGTGGATTACACAAGttgtttcttgttttcttgCAACACTTGTGGACAGGAAAGTAAGTCACCACCCTAAAATCATCAGTGCTGCCTTGTATGCTTCCTCTAATATGCCAAGGACAACTTTTATGCACACACTTTGTtgttatccttttctttttattaggTTTCAACTTAAGGTTCACACCTCTCTGAATTGAGTAGGTTTGCAGTGCTTTCCTAAACTCAATATGGTTCAAGAAAACCATATACAACTGAAATAAAACTTTTTTAGCTTTTGCATCAAAATAGACTTTTCTACTTGCATTCTTGGGTGGTGGCTCTAGTTATCATTCCCAACATGTTCCCCCTTCTTCATCACTAACTTCACTACCTGGATCAGAACTATCAAAATACAAGTCATCCCCTCCTAGTTTCCCTTCATATCTTCCCCtcttattcttaaaaatatACTCAAAACCAATATCTAAACCTACAGGACCAGATGGTATCTCATCTA
This genomic stretch from Lycium ferocissimum isolate CSIRO_LF1 unplaced genomic scaffold, AGI_CSIRO_Lferr_CH_V1 ctg8490, whole genome shotgun sequence harbors:
- the LOC132045891 gene encoding uncharacterized protein LOC132045891; this encodes MVFLNHIEFRKALQTYSIQRGVNLKLKPNKKKRITTKCVHKSCPWHIRGSIQGSTDDFRVVTYFPVHKCCKKTRNNLCNPPLIAKHFLDRITSEANIKLHQIQSLIRKKYGLYVSKTSCRREKMIVMQDHMGDYKEEFARLYDYAEELKSTNPGTTVVVRTSKNTIPGKEVFMGFYVCLGALKSGWLEGCRNIIGFDGAFLKGVCKGELLSCISKDGNNQMYPVAWAVVDKESKDTWSWFIRCIKHDLELTLTEGEGLTVMSDMQKGLLVALHDLLPNAEHRWCARHIWANWKKEWRGEERRRRKFWQLARASFEVLLTKKLDEMDELGEGINEALF